Proteins encoded by one window of Candidatus Stoquefichus sp. SB1:
- a CDS encoding PTS sugar transporter subunit IIA, with the protein MKLFNKKKREDDLAFSIGAPVKGKVIDIKETNDEMFKIEALGKGVGIIAQSHTITAPISGTITSFFPTKHAIGITNSKGVELLIHIGIDTVELNGQYFHAKKKQGDFVTRGEVLLDVEFENILQAGYDNTVLMVITNTAQYKDVITFSGDKEANEIVIEIEEK; encoded by the coding sequence ATGAAATTATTTAATAAAAAGAAAAGAGAAGATGATTTAGCATTTAGTATTGGAGCACCTGTAAAAGGGAAAGTTATTGATATTAAAGAAACAAATGATGAAATGTTTAAAATCGAAGCTTTAGGGAAAGGAGTCGGTATTATTGCTCAAAGTCATACAATCACTGCTCCCATATCAGGGACTATTACATCGTTTTTTCCAACAAAACATGCTATTGGTATCACTAATTCTAAAGGAGTAGAGTTATTAATTCATATTGGAATTGATACAGTGGAATTGAATGGGCAATATTTTCATGCAAAGAAAAAACAAGGTGATTTTGTGACTAGAGGAGAAGTATTATTAGATGTTGAATTTGAGAATATACTTCAGGCTGGTTATGATAATACAGTTTTAATGGTTATAACAAATACGGCACAATATAAAGATGTTATCACTTTCTCAGGTGATAAGGAAGCTAATGAAATTGTTATTGAAATTGAGGAAAAATAA
- a CDS encoding sugar phosphate isomerase/epimerase family protein, which produces MKLAGRINSFLRMKDYDLEKTLLDFKKLGLGYVDLNYPEHIKGYDPQTMKTLLEKNDLKLNGVALRFRDEFINGELGNSNNQIAMTALQLCKDASDYCRSVGGKVVTIWLGFDGFDYSFQINYKKVWDQLVKSYQEICDYAPDLKISIEYKPFQPRAYAFIEGMGVTGMMLNDVNRDNLGVTLDYCHMLMKHENPAFAADIFGSQKKLFGIHLNDGYGLNDDGLIIGTSTPFKTLEMMYYLKKHNYNEVIYFDTFPIIEGAKEECEQNIQMITYMDQLIDDLGLSYIQSIIDKNDAIAASQLMYTFLKGGK; this is translated from the coding sequence ATGAAACTAGCAGGAAGGATTAATTCTTTTTTAAGAATGAAGGATTATGATTTAGAAAAAACTTTATTAGATTTTAAAAAATTAGGATTAGGATATGTGGATTTGAATTATCCAGAACATATTAAAGGGTATGACCCACAAACAATGAAGACATTATTAGAAAAAAATGATTTAAAATTAAATGGAGTTGCATTAAGGTTTAGAGATGAATTTATAAATGGTGAACTTGGAAATAGTAACAATCAGATTGCTATGACTGCACTTCAATTATGTAAAGATGCCTCAGATTATTGTCGTAGTGTTGGAGGAAAGGTTGTTACAATTTGGTTAGGGTTTGATGGATTTGATTATAGTTTTCAAATTAATTATAAAAAAGTCTGGGATCAGTTAGTCAAATCCTATCAAGAAATTTGTGATTATGCACCAGATTTAAAAATAAGTATTGAATATAAACCGTTCCAACCAAGAGCATATGCTTTTATTGAAGGTATGGGTGTTACAGGAATGATGTTGAATGATGTTAATAGAGATAATTTAGGAGTTACTTTAGATTACTGTCACATGTTAATGAAACATGAGAATCCAGCATTTGCAGCTGATATTTTTGGAAGTCAGAAGAAATTATTTGGTATTCATTTAAATGATGGATATGGGTTAAATGATGATGGGCTTATTATAGGAACATCAACACCATTTAAGACATTAGAAATGATGTATTATTTAAAGAAACATAACTATAATGAAGTGATTTATTTTGATACTTTTCCTATAATAGAAGGGGCTAAAGAAGAGTGTGAACAAAACATTCAAATGATTACATATATGGATCAATTAATTGATGATTTGGGGTTAAGTTATATACAGTCAATTATTGATAAAAATGATGCAATTGCAGCAAGTCAATTAATGTATACATTTTTAAAGGGAGGAAAGTAA
- a CDS encoding sensor histidine kinase: protein MNKLWDYLCYRKQFYIYTFLIIGIFYFILFLYGALVDAINYAMILCLTVLIIYTIIDFYHFYKQSHQLQYILSLQDVYMSDLPLPRTAIEEYYHELLTKVDILHKNLENKNDEQYHEMLDYFTLWVHQIKTPISALRLLIQSQDNAQNELFIQVLKIEQYVDMVLNYIKISHMSSDLSIKEYDLDVIVNEVIKKQATFFIQKKIKLNKESIQRTILTDEKWISFVIEQILSNALKYTKEGSIHIYEKDEVLYIEDTGIGIKPEDLPRVFEKGFTGYNGRVDKKASGLGLYLCQQIIHNLGYKIKIESHLGKGTIVSIDFHVDKLQVE, encoded by the coding sequence ATGAATAAACTATGGGATTATTTGTGTTATCGTAAACAGTTTTATATTTATACATTCTTAATCATAGGTATATTCTATTTTATATTGTTTTTATATGGTGCATTGGTAGATGCCATTAACTATGCAATGATCCTTTGTCTCACTGTACTTATCATATATACAATTATAGATTTTTATCATTTTTATAAACAAAGTCATCAACTTCAATATATCTTATCACTTCAAGATGTCTATATGTCTGATCTTCCATTACCAAGAACAGCGATTGAAGAATATTATCATGAACTCTTAACAAAAGTTGATATTTTACATAAAAACTTAGAAAACAAAAATGATGAACAGTATCATGAAATGCTTGATTATTTTACACTATGGGTTCATCAAATCAAGACACCTATATCAGCTCTGCGTTTATTAATCCAATCTCAAGATAATGCTCAAAATGAACTCTTTATACAAGTTCTTAAGATTGAACAATATGTTGATATGGTTTTGAATTATATTAAGATCAGTCATATGTCATCTGATTTGAGTATTAAAGAATATGATTTAGATGTGATTGTTAATGAAGTGATTAAGAAACAAGCAACATTTTTTATTCAGAAGAAAATCAAACTGAATAAAGAATCAATTCAAAGAACAATCTTAACAGATGAAAAATGGATTTCTTTTGTTATTGAACAAATTCTTTCCAATGCTTTAAAATATACGAAAGAAGGTTCTATTCATATTTATGAAAAAGATGAAGTGCTTTATATAGAAGATACAGGTATTGGCATTAAACCAGAAGATTTACCACGTGTGTTTGAAAAAGGTTTTACGGGTTATAATGGAAGAGTAGATAAAAAAGCCAGTGGGTTAGGTTTGTATTTATGTCAACAGATTATTCATAACCTTGGTTATAAAATAAAAATAGAATCGCACCTAGGAAAAGGAACCATTGTTTCTATTGATTTTCATGTGGATAAGCTACAAGTTGAATAA
- a CDS encoding DeoR/GlpR family DNA-binding transcription regulator, with translation MKVIMMIPYERQQKLLDIIENKELVKIDELQEEFPKISSSTLRRDLKELEKNRKIELLSGGAVKLISTKGEIPISTRSTLYSQEKEKVAEIAANLIEDGDTIYLDSGSTASMLFQKIIGKKITIYTSNTDVFSIREHIEADIIILGGRYSPVNSSLHGSLTESVLKNLYFNKSFLGANGIDEKLGVTTPTIEEANKKRLVKEHSDQVYLICDSSKFHNLSNVKAFDLEDVIIISDKEDDKLSDNVSLIVK, from the coding sequence ATGAAGGTGATAATGATGATTCCATATGAAAGACAACAAAAACTTCTAGATATTATTGAAAATAAAGAGTTAGTTAAAATTGATGAACTACAAGAAGAATTTCCAAAAATTTCTTCTTCAACATTAAGAAGAGATTTGAAAGAACTAGAGAAAAACAGAAAAATTGAACTTCTCTCTGGTGGAGCAGTTAAGCTTATTTCTACCAAAGGAGAAATACCTATTTCAACAAGAAGTACTTTATATAGTCAAGAAAAAGAGAAGGTTGCTGAAATAGCAGCTAACTTAATAGAAGATGGTGATACAATCTATTTAGATTCTGGTTCAACAGCTTCAATGTTATTCCAAAAAATTATAGGTAAAAAGATTACTATTTATACTTCTAATACTGATGTGTTTTCCATTAGGGAACATATTGAAGCAGATATAATTATATTAGGTGGCAGATATAGTCCGGTTAATTCTTCTTTGCATGGATCTTTAACAGAAAGTGTATTAAAAAATTTATACTTTAATAAATCTTTTTTAGGAGCTAATGGAATTGATGAAAAATTAGGTGTTACAACACCAACTATTGAAGAAGCAAATAAAAAGAGATTAGTTAAAGAACATTCAGATCAAGTTTATTTGATTTGTGATAGTTCTAAATTTCATAATTTATCTAACGTTAAAGCTTTTGATTTAGAAGATGTTATCATTATTTCTGATAAAGAAGATGATAAACTCAGTGATAATGTTTCATTAATTGTTAAATAG
- the rpiB gene encoding ribose 5-phosphate isomerase B codes for MRIGIGNDHVAVEYKKEITNYIQEKYGYEVINYGTDSTDRFNYPVAGEAVANAVIAGVVDKGIVICGTGVGISLAANKVNGIRCVTCSEPYSAKLSREHNNTNMLAFGARVVGIELAKMIVDAWLTGEYEGGRHQVRIDMLKDIEERQK; via the coding sequence ATGAGAATAGGAATAGGAAATGATCATGTGGCTGTTGAATATAAAAAAGAAATAACAAATTATATTCAAGAAAAATATGGCTATGAAGTGATCAATTATGGAACAGATAGTACAGATAGATTTAATTATCCGGTAGCTGGTGAGGCAGTTGCCAATGCTGTTATTGCAGGTGTTGTAGATAAAGGAATTGTGATTTGTGGAACAGGTGTTGGTATTTCATTAGCAGCTAATAAGGTCAATGGTATTCGTTGTGTGACGTGTAGTGAACCTTATTCAGCTAAACTTTCAAGAGAACATAATAATACCAATATGTTGGCTTTTGGAGCCAGAGTTGTGGGGATAGAACTTGCGAAAATGATAGTTGATGCATGGCTAACTGGTGAATATGAAGGTGGTCGACATCAAGTCAGAATTGATATGTTGAAAGATATTGAAGAAAGACAAAAATAG
- a CDS encoding ABC transporter ATP-binding protein: MSLLEVKNLKKVYTTRFSNQQVQALSNVSFSVEEGEYVAIMGESGSGKTTLLNILASLDKPTSGEVLLNGKDITRIKEKEISQFRRKNLGFVFQDFNLLDTFSIKDNIFLPLVLSKESYPVMKQKLKVLAPKLGIQQLLEKYPYEISGGQKQRVAVARALITHPQIILADEPTGALDSKSTDQLLDIFDQINDEGQTIVMVTHSTKAASYAKRVLFIRDGEVFHQIYRGNQTNEQMYQSISDTLTLLATGGK; this comes from the coding sequence ATGTCATTATTAGAAGTTAAAAATTTAAAGAAAGTTTATACAACACGTTTTTCTAATCAGCAAGTTCAAGCTTTATCCAATGTCTCTTTTAGTGTTGAAGAAGGAGAGTATGTTGCGATTATGGGTGAATCAGGAAGTGGGAAAACAACTTTATTAAATATCCTAGCTTCTCTTGATAAACCAACAAGCGGAGAAGTTTTATTAAATGGTAAAGATATTACACGTATTAAAGAAAAAGAAATTTCTCAATTTAGAAGAAAGAATCTTGGGTTTGTTTTTCAGGATTTTAACTTATTAGATACATTTTCAATTAAAGATAATATCTTTTTACCATTAGTCTTATCTAAAGAATCATATCCAGTTATGAAGCAAAAACTCAAAGTTTTAGCACCAAAACTTGGTATTCAGCAATTACTTGAGAAATATCCTTATGAAATCTCTGGTGGACAAAAACAAAGAGTTGCAGTAGCCAGAGCATTAATTACCCATCCTCAAATCATATTGGCAGATGAACCAACAGGTGCTCTCGATTCCAAATCAACAGATCAATTGTTAGATATTTTTGATCAAATCAATGATGAAGGACAAACAATTGTTATGGTTACTCATAGTACCAAAGCAGCAAGTTATGCCAAAAGAGTTTTATTTATTAGAGATGGTGAAGTTTTCCATCAAATCTATAGAGGAAATCAAACAAATGAACAGATGTATCAAAGTATTTCAGATACACTAACATTACTTGCGACAGGAGGAAAATAA
- a CDS encoding PTS transporter subunit EIIC — translation MDFKKTAAGILENVGGVENISNMTHCATRLRLNLKDQSKANDEAVKEVDGVVNVVKKAGQYQILIGTEVPHVYDEFEQLVKGNGQIVLDDEAASDESLMSKIFSSISAIFAPLLPALAGSGILRGLLILAVQLGIINEGSGTYVILFSASMAVFYFLPVLLAFTAARRFGASPYISALIGAALLHPDFLSLMGSTGNGAMTSFMGIPTVLMNYNSTVVPIILSIWAFSYLYKWLDKHVPETLKLVIVPLVSLIIMVPITVIVIGPIGVYTGEAIANLVNWLIERSGLLTGILVGGGWSVLVSFGVHWAVNPIMINNISQYGFDYICPLTFACNFAVIGTAIGVYLKARDSKLKSFAMTGVVTIALSAIIEPTLFGMLVKNKKLFLAQIIAGAVGGAYLGLMKVVTNAFVFGSVTTFPSFIVNNANIINGIIGLGISVIVGAVLGYVFTNKEDKLA, via the coding sequence ATGGATTTTAAAAAAACAGCAGCAGGGATTCTTGAAAATGTTGGTGGTGTGGAAAATATTTCTAATATGACACATTGCGCAACAAGACTTCGTTTGAATCTTAAGGATCAGTCAAAAGCAAATGATGAGGCTGTTAAAGAAGTTGATGGTGTTGTTAATGTTGTCAAAAAAGCAGGGCAATATCAAATTCTTATTGGAACAGAAGTACCACATGTCTATGATGAATTTGAGCAATTGGTAAAGGGAAATGGTCAAATTGTTTTAGATGATGAAGCAGCTAGCGATGAAAGTTTAATGAGTAAAATTTTCTCATCTATTTCAGCTATTTTTGCACCATTATTACCAGCTTTGGCCGGTTCAGGGATTTTAAGAGGATTACTTATTTTAGCAGTACAATTGGGTATTATCAATGAAGGTAGTGGAACATATGTTATCTTATTTTCTGCATCTATGGCTGTGTTTTATTTTTTACCTGTATTGTTGGCATTTACAGCAGCAAGAAGATTTGGTGCGAGTCCTTATATTTCTGCATTAATTGGGGCAGCACTATTACATCCGGATTTTCTATCACTAATGGGAAGTACAGGAAATGGAGCAATGACTTCATTTATGGGTATTCCTACAGTGCTGATGAATTATAATTCAACAGTAGTTCCTATTATTTTATCTATCTGGGCATTTTCTTATCTATATAAATGGTTAGATAAACATGTTCCTGAAACATTAAAGTTAGTTATTGTTCCTTTGGTATCATTGATTATTATGGTGCCAATTACTGTGATTGTTATTGGTCCTATTGGTGTATATACAGGAGAGGCAATCGCAAATTTAGTGAATTGGTTAATTGAACGTAGTGGTCTTTTAACAGGTATTCTTGTTGGTGGAGGATGGAGTGTCTTAGTCAGTTTCGGGGTACATTGGGCAGTGAATCCAATTATGATTAATAATATATCTCAATATGGTTTTGATTATATTTGTCCATTGACATTTGCTTGTAATTTTGCAGTTATTGGAACAGCAATTGGAGTCTATTTAAAAGCACGTGATAGTAAACTTAAAAGTTTTGCGATGACTGGTGTTGTAACGATTGCTTTATCTGCAATTATTGAACCAACATTATTTGGAATGCTTGTTAAAAATAAAAAATTATTTTTAGCACAAATTATTGCAGGAGCAGTAGGTGGTGCATATTTAGGATTGATGAAAGTTGTGACAAATGCATTTGTATTTGGAAGTGTAACAACCTTCCCTTCATTTATTGTGAATAATGCTAATATTATTAATGGAATTATTGGTTTAGGAATATCAGTTATTGTTGGTGCTGTATTAGGATATGTTTTTACAAATAAAGAAGATAAACTTGCTTAA
- a CDS encoding ribulose-phosphate 3-epimerase, producing MEELDRAGIDIFHCDIMDGSFVPNMTMGTVEIQKIRKYTNKMIDCHLMIENPGNKVDWFIDAGADLIYIHPESERYVVKTLAHIKQRNKLAGIVINPDTTIATIEEMLNLCDYVMVMTVNPGFAGQQFLDFTREKIKKLILLKSKYQFKIIVDGACSPHIIKELNTLGCDGFVLGTSALFHKDKKYIKILKELRNL from the coding sequence GTGGAAGAGTTAGATCGAGCAGGAATTGATATCTTTCATTGTGATATTATGGATGGGAGCTTTGTTCCTAATATGACAATGGGCACTGTAGAAATACAAAAAATCAGAAAATATACAAATAAAATGATTGATTGTCATTTAATGATTGAAAATCCAGGAAATAAAGTTGATTGGTTTATTGATGCTGGTGCAGATTTGATATATATTCATCCTGAAAGTGAAAGATATGTTGTTAAAACTTTAGCTCACATTAAACAAAGAAATAAATTAGCTGGGATTGTCATCAATCCAGATACAACAATTGCAACTATTGAGGAAATGCTTAATCTTTGTGATTATGTAATGGTTATGACGGTTAATCCAGGATTTGCTGGTCAGCAATTTCTTGATTTTACAAGAGAAAAGATTAAAAAGTTAATACTGTTAAAATCAAAATATCAGTTTAAAATTATAGTAGATGGTGCATGTAGCCCGCACATTATTAAAGAATTAAATACTTTAGGATGTGATGGTTTTGTACTAGGAACCAGTGCGTTATTTCATAAAGATAAAAAATATATAAAAATTTTAAAAGAACTGAGGAACTTATAA
- a CDS encoding ABC transporter permease yields the protein MKKFFYPRLALSNIRKNAKVYLPYLLTSTFTVMMCYVIHSLAVNQSLRETSSTAPAVLMLGTWVVIIFSVIFLFYVNSFLIKRRKKEIALYNILGMEKKHVMIMMAYETIFTTLISLILGILFGALFSKLMFLLLVNLSQIQTAIIFEIPQSTIFLTLTVYGIIFFTAYLFNVIQIKLANPIELLRGGEHGEREPKTKWLFTLVGILTLGGGYYLAQTIEDPMDALTLFFVAVVLVIIGTYCLFTAGSIVILKMLKKNKRFYYQTRHFTSVSQMIYRMKQNAVGLASICVLCTCILVMISSTVTLYLGVKDTVQIMQEEDFLAKIFTLSEGQLPSRKELDELHAKIEDGLKAKDIETSTIVMRSVYEVAYNVKDNEYVTGEGSNGRDFKSFSAMTLEEYNRAYHKNETLKDNEVLVHSNFEKLASQMKINGKTVQVKSEVHDQYFLETELSENSQLTGIVFKDEKTLKDVLFTLEDQVRPNVYISIDYQDKSDMKEADNIVPNIINDLQNTGEYSVYTSSQYSMEKMFNDSYGSLFFLGLFLGLLFLMAAILIMYYKQLSEGYEDQKRFEIMQNVGMSKKEVKQTIRSQVLIFFFLPLVVAVIHMAFAFKMIMKMFGYLIASGEGLFITCTIISVIILAIIYSIVYFLTAKTYYKIVRH from the coding sequence ATGAAGAAATTCTTTTATCCTCGTTTAGCATTATCAAATATTAGAAAGAATGCAAAAGTTTATCTCCCTTATTTATTAACAAGTACATTTACAGTTATGATGTGCTATGTGATTCATAGTTTAGCAGTTAATCAAAGTTTAAGAGAAACCAGTTCAACAGCACCAGCAGTATTAATGCTAGGAACATGGGTTGTGATCATATTCTCAGTTATTTTCTTATTTTATGTAAACAGTTTCTTAATCAAGAGAAGAAAAAAAGAAATTGCTTTATATAATATTTTGGGAATGGAAAAGAAACATGTCATGATCATGATGGCTTATGAAACGATTTTTACAACTCTTATCTCTTTAATTTTAGGAATTTTGTTTGGAGCACTCTTTAGTAAATTGATGTTCTTATTGTTAGTGAATTTATCACAAATACAAACAGCTATTATTTTTGAAATTCCTCAATCAACAATCTTTTTAACACTAACAGTTTATGGAATTATCTTCTTTACTGCTTACTTATTTAATGTGATTCAAATTAAATTAGCCAATCCAATCGAATTATTACGTGGTGGGGAACATGGTGAAAGGGAACCAAAAACAAAATGGCTCTTTACATTAGTTGGTATTTTGACATTAGGTGGAGGATACTATCTTGCACAAACAATTGAAGATCCAATGGATGCTTTAACATTGTTCTTTGTTGCGGTTGTCTTGGTTATTATTGGAACATATTGTTTATTTACAGCTGGTTCTATTGTGATTTTAAAGATGTTAAAGAAAAATAAACGTTTCTATTATCAAACAAGACACTTTACATCTGTTTCACAAATGATTTATCGTATGAAACAAAACGCAGTTGGTTTAGCAAGTATTTGTGTATTATGTACATGTATTCTTGTTATGATATCTTCTACTGTTACATTATATTTAGGTGTGAAAGATACTGTTCAAATTATGCAAGAAGAAGATTTTTTAGCCAAAATTTTCACTCTTTCCGAAGGACAATTACCTTCAAGAAAAGAATTAGATGAACTCCATGCAAAAATTGAGGATGGTTTAAAAGCGAAAGATATTGAGACATCTACAATTGTTATGCGTAGTGTTTATGAAGTTGCTTACAATGTTAAAGACAATGAATATGTAACTGGAGAAGGTAGCAATGGAAGAGATTTTAAAAGTTTCTCTGCTATGACCTTAGAGGAATATAATCGTGCTTATCACAAGAATGAAACTTTAAAGGATAATGAAGTTCTTGTTCATTCTAACTTTGAAAAGTTAGCGAGCCAAATGAAAATTAATGGCAAAACAGTTCAAGTCAAATCAGAAGTTCATGATCAATATTTCTTAGAAACAGAGCTTTCTGAAAATTCTCAATTAACTGGAATTGTTTTTAAAGATGAAAAAACTTTAAAAGATGTTTTGTTTACTTTAGAAGATCAAGTTCGACCAAATGTTTATATTTCAATTGATTATCAGGATAAATCAGATATGAAAGAGGCTGATAATATTGTTCCAAATATTATTAATGATTTACAGAATACAGGAGAATATTCTGTATATACATCATCACAATACAGTATGGAAAAAATGTTTAATGATTCATATGGAAGTTTATTCTTCTTAGGATTATTCTTAGGCTTATTATTCTTGATGGCTGCTATATTGATTATGTATTATAAACAGTTATCAGAAGGATACGAAGATCAAAAACGATTTGAAATTATGCAAAATGTGGGTATGAGTAAAAAAGAAGTCAAACAAACAATTCGTTCACAAGTGCTGATATTCTTCTTCCTGCCACTTGTTGTCGCAGTCATTCATATGGCATTCGCATTTAAAATGATTATGAAAATGTTTGGATACTTAATTGCTTCTGGAGAAGGATTATTTATTACTTGTACAATCATTTCAGTTATTATTCTAGCTATTATTTATAGTATTGTTTACTTTTTAACCGCAAAGACTTATTACAAAATTGTTAGACATTAA
- a CDS encoding response regulator transcription factor has protein sequence MQKIMIVEDDEIISSTLKKHLEKWNYEVNVVEDFENIMNIFIQEQPALVLLDISLPYYNGYHWCQEIRKVSEVPIIFISSTNENMNIVMAMNMGADDFINKPFDLNVLTAKIQAILRRTYSFSKQFHILTYKDLLLNILEATISYQSQTIDLTKNELKIMQMLFEKAETFVSRDDLMIALWQSDQFVDDNTLSVNMNRLRKKLDDFGIENLIQTKKGLGYKLFYE, from the coding sequence ATGCAAAAGATTATGATTGTTGAAGATGATGAAATCATTTCATCAACTTTAAAGAAACATTTAGAAAAATGGAACTATGAAGTCAATGTTGTAGAAGACTTTGAGAATATCATGAATATTTTTATACAAGAGCAGCCTGCTCTCGTTTTATTAGATATTTCTTTACCTTATTATAATGGTTATCATTGGTGTCAGGAAATACGCAAAGTCTCTGAAGTTCCTATTATTTTTATTTCATCAACAAATGAAAATATGAATATTGTGATGGCTATGAATATGGGGGCAGATGATTTTATTAATAAACCATTTGATTTAAATGTCTTAACTGCTAAAATTCAGGCTATTTTAAGAAGAACATATTCTTTTTCAAAACAGTTTCATATTTTGACTTATAAAGATTTGCTTTTAAATATATTAGAAGCAACAATATCTTATCAAAGTCAAACAATTGATTTAACAAAGAATGAATTAAAAATTATGCAGATGTTATTTGAAAAAGCAGAAACATTTGTATCAAGAGATGATTTAATGATTGCTTTATGGCAAAGTGATCAATTTGTTGATGATAATACATTAAGTGTTAATATGAATAGATTAAGAAAGAAACTAGATGATTTTGGAATTGAAAATTTGATTCAAACAAAGAAAGGTTTAGGATATAAATTATTTTATGAATAA
- a CDS encoding ISL3 family transposase codes for MKAIDAPPLLEDGELLNTTIMPIISENDILKFFNLEKDDIQEFRITHQSDGIYICIRLNVKYHQCPVCGQMTDKIKDYSQKKIIHSVLNYSQCFIIYEARRYRCPHCHKTFFEHNPFVFGSSRISVATVSNILRDLKLPNETFTSVARRYHVSVTSVINIFDDHVRISRRPLPACLGIDEVYAFKTYKSKFVCVLVDCTDQKIVDVLPTRKKDDLISYFMLIPREEREKVLYCSFDMWETYRIVARHVFPNASCCIDKFHVVQELGRRMDKVRISAQKKYMTQIRELQQKKKNIGLTKEEEYIYEEASRHYYVLKKFNWMFISTDNRIFDPNEEKRYNRRLEGYYNYYDLFDYMVKYDRELDIAYDLKDSVTRFYRQCHYEDAKKKLEEIIIDFRCCPIEEMSQFANTLTRWKQEIINSFMIVDREKNRKMNTAIVENRNKSIKLIKHASNGYLNWERFRNKILFSLNSDTTYYLNIIKKEDK; via the coding sequence ATGAAGGCTATCGATGCACCACCTCTTTTGGAAGATGGTGAACTGCTCAATACTACCATTATGCCTATTATTTCCGAAAATGATATTCTCAAGTTCTTCAATCTTGAAAAAGATGATATTCAGGAATTCAGAATCACCCATCAGTCAGATGGAATTTACATCTGCATCAGACTGAATGTCAAATATCATCAGTGTCCTGTATGTGGTCAGATGACTGATAAAATTAAGGATTATTCTCAAAAAAAGATTATTCATTCCGTTCTTAATTATTCCCAGTGCTTTATCATATACGAAGCCAGAAGATATCGCTGTCCTCACTGTCACAAAACATTCTTTGAACACAATCCCTTTGTATTTGGAAGTTCCAGAATCTCTGTAGCGACTGTATCCAATATCCTCAGAGATCTTAAGCTTCCCAATGAAACATTCACATCTGTTGCCAGGCGTTATCATGTTTCAGTAACCTCCGTCATCAATATCTTTGATGATCATGTCCGTATTTCCAGGAGACCTCTTCCTGCATGTCTGGGTATTGATGAGGTTTATGCATTCAAGACTTATAAAAGCAAATTTGTCTGTGTGCTGGTTGACTGTACTGACCAGAAGATTGTTGATGTCCTGCCAACACGTAAAAAGGATGACCTGATCAGCTACTTTATGCTTATTCCCAGAGAAGAGCGTGAAAAGGTGCTGTACTGTTCGTTTGACATGTGGGAAACCTACAGGATTGTTGCCAGACACGTCTTTCCCAATGCAAGCTGCTGTATCGACAAGTTTCATGTTGTTCAGGAACTGGGGCGAAGAATGGATAAAGTCAGAATATCAGCTCAGAAAAAGTACATGACACAGATCAGGGAACTTCAACAAAAAAAGAAGAATATCGGCCTTACAAAAGAAGAGGAATATATATACGAGGAAGCATCCAGACACTACTATGTGCTTAAAAAATTTAACTGGATGTTCATCTCAACTGACAACAGAATATTTGATCCCAATGAGGAAAAGAGATACAACAGAAGACTGGAAGGATACTACAACTATTATGATCTGTTTGATTATATGGTGAAGTATGACAGAGAACTTGATATCGCCTATGACCTTAAGGACAGTGTTACCCGTTTCTACAGACAGTGTCATTATGAAGACGCAAAGAAAAAACTGGAAGAAATCATTATCGACTTCAGGTGCTGTCCTATAGAAGAGATGAGCCAGTTCGCCAACACTCTGACAAGATGGAAGCAGGAAATCATCAATTCCTTTATGATTGTAGACAGGGAGAAAAACAGAAAGATGAATACTGCGATTGTAGAGAACCGCAATAAAAGCATCAAGCTGATCAAACATGCATCAAATGGATACCTGAACTGGGAACGTTTCAGAAACAAAATCTTATTTTCACTTAACAGTGATACAACCTATTATCTCAATATTATAAAAAAGGAGGACAAATAA